The DNA region tcgataattcaataaattttgcATGGTCTCTCTGTCAACgaatgttatacatatatatacatataaaaaaatatatatacgtgttatgaaaaaatatgataactAACCTATATATAAAGGGATCGTTGTTTTTATAATGTTCTATTGCCAATGCTAAGAAAGTATAATTCGATGggaatatatatcgataagaatACTTGGAATCTCTTGCGTAATCGAGAACAGCAACTATTCCTTCGTGTTGCAAACTTaaatacaacaacaacaacaaaaaaatatatatatattattataataaacgtGATACCGATTTCGCGGTATCGCgtacttattaaataaaaatatatataaaagattaaaaaaaaaaaaaagtatataaaaaaatataataaattctatccataaaattttcgattaatattatctaaccATTTAAGTAGAGTGGCGAAATGTTTTCCACCAATCGTATCGATGATTAAACGAACTTCTCTCTTGCCAGTAATTCGTTCTAATTCGTCGCTCAATTtacttcgatcgataattgCAATAGCACCACTGCTATGATTGAACGATGTTAAACAATTGCATGCTATAATTGGCTAGAAAGCgtaaattaaataacgaattaattgctaatctatttaattaattaattgattaattaattactcaATCGTATTTGaccataataattattctttaatcATTAAGCTTTACCTTAGCATGAAAGACATATGCCGCGATATCACTAGCTGCTAATGCCGAATATGccaaatttgtattaattagaATATACTCGTCCTCGTTTAATTTACTTCGACGACCGAATATTAAGAATGGTGAAAAATAATCGTCCGTCAAAATCGCAgcatttttcattgataatttcttctttctcccgaGTTTAAACacgttctaatttttattgcaTTATTAAATACTGTTTAAAATATCGCCATATTGTTTTACAAAAGATCCGACGAatctcaaaaaagaaatatatggataattttcattaacaaaaatattctcatTCTGGAATATTacaagctttttttttttgctttttctttttttttttatatcaacatACAAATCattgtaattaattcaataaaattgaatacaaaatcgttcgttcatattactttacaaaaaatatttcaaagaaaaattattaagagaTTTTGTTGAaccggaaaaaaaaaacaactgaaaaagaaaagaattcttttctcaaaggatcttttacattaaaattagaaatgtttaaatgaattatctatctctcttacgtTGTAATGAGCAATGCAAGTTTCTGCTAATGCACCAACGATCGGATAGTTATGTATCAACACCTCTTCGCCCcagtaaaaattttctttctcctgtGCCAATCGACCTATTTCCAAAATTTTACCGGATGCCTCAAATCCAaggatcgtttcttttttaataactctTCGATGTTGATTAGcccataataaaatatcggtCATCGTGATACTACAGTAATGGACGTCGATTCTAACCTTTTGTTAaaattctccttcttttcgacaaatttttttattttcattctctctctctctatatatacatctatctaactatttatttatctatctatttatctatcaatcaatcaatcaatcaatctatctatctatctacttatttattcatctatctattaatccacttaattattaacatttgtttttatttaaattcaatctCACGAACCTCCTCgtctcgaattattttctcatcAACGAAATCTAGTCTGATATCGTAGGGACCATACAATTTGGcaacttgtattttttttcctgtagTATCCCTAGTTTCATATTTCcaaaatttaatgatattatttaatttcatctttAACCATGATGTTTCATTATCAGCATCCGATAATATCCATTCGTGCATATTTTTCCTCGAAGATATCGCCGATCTTGTTAACTTAAACATTgcactaattatttttataacttataaattgtaatttgtatgcatttattcatatatatatatatatattctttttttttttatttctttctatcgttatGGAAACACGTTATTTCAAAGTTTATATTCGATCTAGGCAACGTAATGCCGATGACCACCTCTTCCCTGTCCCTTCCCTCTCGTGCCCTATCCTCCCTCCGTTGCTATGCACTTCGTTCGACCTTCTCCCACTTCCTGACATCCCTATAAGGTTGTTTATCCATTCTCTCTGCATTTGGCATTTACTAGTCGGTATTTAACCCtcctttccttcgttccttcatGAAAACATTATTccaagtaaatatataaatataaatataaatatatatatatatatatatatatatgtatgtatgtatgtatgtatgaatatatgtatatagataaatgGTTGAATTAGTAATATGAGTAGAATGTTTtagagattatattatatagccCATTAGTTGTgcctctcattctctctctttttctctttctttccatctatTCCTGTTTTGCATATTGTATGTAAAAGGAAACACCataaagagaaacatagatagatagagagagagagagagagagagagagagagattttatgCTCTTCACATCATGATTTCCTGATCATGTGAGGCCAAACGTTGCGACTCTCGGTGACTTCTAAGATGGCTTCCATCacgtcgtctctctctctctctctctctctctctctttctttctattttatatatatacatatatttgttttttgttaatacatttcttgtatttgtataaaaaattaagtttaAACAGGTTTTAAATGATAggattttttaatctatttttttattactttgtcgatattagaaatagaaagaggaagagagagagagagagtgagagagagagagagaaagggaaagcaaagaataaaaaatgatctacatatttcaaaataaatgacaacattaaataaacaataatcgATCACTTATGATtgcaatattttatgtatctatttatttttcaattaatatattaatacatattacatatgataaagataaaaagcgatataaagaattattattaattactatttattattcattattaattaattatatagtttagttattattattgatagaGCTGTCGCACGTGATTGTTAAAAGACATACGagtattttgttctttctgttttattttattttaaacagtTAGTTGGTATTATTGATAGAGCTCTCGCGCGTGACTCttcatagatttttttattttattttcttgcaaCTAGTCAGTTGGTATTATTGATAGTGCCGTCACGTGACACTCTCTTCACGGAGATTATACATATACCAACACATTTTTCTACAATCCTAGGATAACGAGATGGTATTCCTTCTAACCTCGTcgacactctctctctctttccatctctctctctctctttctctctctctctctctctctctctctctctctctctttcttttacaccATACTAAAAGAAGATACTCGAAAGCTTTTATAACAAACGAATCGATAGAATTGTCGATCTCTTCGTTTCATGTTACCCTATTTCATGGTATTCTAAGTTTGGTATCAGATGGCGACCGTTGATGGACAAGGAACCTAATCGAATCTTAcacaaaaaaaattgacacgaaaaagaacaagaagaagtagtagaaagcagtaatagcaatagtagtagtagtagtagtagtagtagtagtagtagtagtagagtagtagtgtAGCTTCATTCTGTAATTTGTAATCGAAGGATTCTCGAGCtcgaatatatacgtgtatgtttCGTGGCTTTGTATTTCACGTCTTGCCTCTGTAATTTCGTGGATTCCTGTTCCTTCAGACTAGGTAGATGCTTTCAAAATCATTCGAGCGGCAAATCTTCACCCTATGTGTTTACTTTCTATCTTAAGAGATCGAAGTTTGCCATTAGATTCAATTTAGAATGTTGACGATATTCTTCTGATGTTATTGTCATTAACACTATATTACCAATAtcatcacatatatatatatatatatatatatatatatatatatatattcatcttcgatcgatcaattattattgtttcttatCGATCTAGTAAATAagcgttaattattataagaaatcaATTGATCAcagatcaataattttaatagagaaaaaataacacaATAAAACCTATATAtggcgataataaaaaagaaatatcatctACAtgcacataaaaaaaaaagaatatatatatttaatcgtctaagtttttcaatttgaggatacgtaagtaagtactcaCGTATATCGTTTTAGATTTAGGTAAGACATAGATtggtttataaaaaaaaaggaaaaagatattagCGTTTCCCGTAGGATTGATAAAGATctcgaaacgtttctttctatacttTCCTGATCGAAGGTGTATCGCATTACACGTGACTGTAgtctttcgtctctttcaaCGGCCGAGCcaatgagagaagaaaaaagagaaaaagaaaaagatatataaacatatatatatatatatatatatatttatatttatatatatatatagagagagagagtataagtTGAAAGttgtattaaaacaaaatcaaagCTCACAACGGATTGCCGTGAAATTAgcatattaataagaaaaccGGCGACAACGGTCAGGATAACAGGACGAAAACGAATATATCGTTTAGTTTGACCTCGAAGGATACAACCTTTATCGATCTCCTCGAATCCTCTGCATTCCTGATTACCAAGTCTCCGCATTTAGAACTCAATGGAGCGAAACTAATTGCCTAACGTTACGAACTTTACGAACTTCTAAAGGCCGGATCCTTTAGTTAGGTTAGCGACTTTCGCCATTGTTATCGAATCCATTCGTCGAAATAATTGTATGTACCTGCGTCTGCTACCTAATGTGCCTGAAACTTTTTCAGCTTTCATCGCGAATGAAAGAAGGAGTTCTTCCTGTTTTTAATCTCCCATTGTAATTCTCTTTACTATTGTAGAAAGTTTTGATTTCTAATGGGTGTCGAATTAAATGGTAATAATCgttcgagagagaaattttaacgagtctttattctttttttcttgttcattGTTTTTTGTTCTAATTGATATTACgtgatatatcgataatacgtaatatgttatagatgaatttataaattaacgtCGGGATACGAAGAAAtagacatttttatatattattcggaTTTAGAGGAATAATGATGGAACTAATCATTCAAAAATACTTTACAAAACTATGTAGAATTTAGAGAATTTTCTTAAGTCACCTCTTAAAATTTTCTGTTATCCTCATCGTCAAGGTAtcgttttttttaattacaaacaacaaaaaatatttctttcctccttttatcAAGTTTTAAAGATTAAGCTTGGATTATTCATAGCTTTgacattattatcgaatttcaTGGTAAATCATATCGAatcctttttaatctttaGCATTGAAAGAACTTTATAACCTATgtatggttttcttttttcttttctctctctctctttctctctctccctctgcaTCTCCACCtctattctatctctcttttttcccttctctccctcttttttctctttctccttctttttctgctCCCATAAATTTAGTAGATCTCGTGATTTATAGgtgaataaaatatactcaTATCTGTAAACGAAGTAACTTATTTAGTTACTTACACAGGTCGAAATGGTGAAAATGGCGAACGGTGCCATATTACATGCGCAGTGTAAACAACTCCGTTACATCGGCATAACAGgagaataaaaggaacgaGGAGGTTAAACGGGGATAAGAAACTTTACCAaaccaaagaaatatattatcataaaggaaaaatacataataaatagatataactcgtatctatttattcatccatttatctatctatctatgtatatattacatatataatagcaagtcaaaatgaaatatataaaaagagaagttcGCAggtaaacgaaattaaaagcTCGAGAAATTCAGTTATGTTaatttccttcgaaaataaaacaataccaaaaaatgataaaagcaagcaaaagaaaaaaaggaattagaaTATACTTTCTAACAGgtagaatttttctaatcgatgctaacgaaatatctttaattttccaaagggtcgatatttatttcaataacttataattaaaattaaaataaaggtttgattaaaaattgcCAAAGAatgagacaaagagaaagagatagaaagagtgagataAAGGATGTGTCTTTGaagatttttgataatatatacgcacatacaatttacatatatatctacatacatacatacatacatacataccataTAACCATAAAACAAACTTGTCTCCAACACTAAACTTCTATTAACCCTAATCACTTATTAACCCTAATCATAAGAATGAATCGAATCAAACCGAAGAAAGAACTTACTTACGAATCGAGTTGATTACCAGCGTTCAACGATTGGACATGGTGGGAGTAATGTTCAGCCCTTTTAAGGGTCGGTCCAGTACAAGACTCAACCCAAGcacaagaaggaaagaaagagagataaaaaggaaagagagagaaacagtaaatatatatatatatatatcgagaaagatagagagagagagagagagagagagagagagaaagagagagaaagaatctcATCAAAGActcttgaaagagagaaaaagagagagaacgaagaggtCGAAACATAAAGGAGAGAATATATCCAAGGCCAAAGTAAGCTCCATTGGTCTCCTGCGATCCTGTTGAAAATGCGTGGGCGCGGTCTCCCCGAGGGCTGGCCTCGGCCAACGAAGGTCGCACCCTTTTTCGACTGGCGCACGTATCTGACCCTTTCGGCCAGCCTCGCGGCCACTACTCGTCGTGGCCTCCTAAAAGCGAAGAGACGTAcattcgctctctctctctttctttctctctttctccatatatatatttatgtatatatatctctatcttctctctatctctctctcgctttccttttatcatctcttctctccctctctctctctctttctttctcatagtCCCTTTCGACCTCCCAGCCGCCCCCCCACTATTACCCGATCCTCCCGTTGCCAGCCTCTCGATACACTCTCTGGACCAGTCGCAGCATCCGAGCACATTCCCTTCTTCCCAACAGAGATTTCGCTGGAGGCAGcatcaaaagagagagatagaaagagaaagagagagagagcaagagagagaaagagagag from Vespula pensylvanica isolate Volc-1 chromosome 12, ASM1446617v1, whole genome shotgun sequence includes:
- the LOC122633595 gene encoding quinone oxidoreductase-like protein 2 homolog, which produces MTDILLWANQHRRVIKKETILGFEASGKILEIGRLAQEKENFYWGEEVLIHNYPIVGALAETCIAHYNNVFKLGRKKKLSMKNAAILTDDYFSPFLIFGRRSKLNEDEYILINTNLAYSALAASDIAAYVFHAKPIIACNCLTSFNHSSGAIAIIDRSKLSDELERITGKREVRLIIDTIGGKHFATLLKCLQHEGIVAVLDYARDSKYSYRYIFPSNYTFLALAIEHYKNNDPFIYRETMQNLLNYRIEGTIYPRVSAIFGLNNINKAFEYGAKLTRGKILIDLKNHDKYHICES